One genomic window of Medicago truncatula cultivar Jemalong A17 chromosome 1, MtrunA17r5.0-ANR, whole genome shotgun sequence includes the following:
- the LOC25483410 gene encoding remorin 4.2 yields the protein MLNDQRASTSHGREQNDDYDQEDEEIIREIHALTPPHSQRRQSQHSHQSSLFSIANENFTSISREFSALVQAGSSIDHNNLSPMMTSTTSNTNSNERESNNNIRSFHNLLRIRENELMEETNPLAIVADNNPLELHPSSSSSSSSTINGHHQSEVSVQRVKKEEVESKIAAWQNAKVAKVNNRFKREDAVINGWENEQVQKANSWMMKVERKLEEKRAKALEKMQNDVAKAHRKAQEKRASAEAKRGTKISRVLEIANLMRVVGRAPSKRSFF from the exons ATGTTGAATGATCAAAGAGCTTCAACAAGCCATGGCAGAGAACAGAATGATGATTATGatcaagaagatgaagaaattataAGAGAAATTCATGCCTTAACCCCACCTCACTCTCAAAGAAGACAATCACAACACAGTCACCAATCATCTCTATTTTCCATAGCTAATGAGAATTTCACAAGTATAAGTAGAGAATTCAGTGCTTTGGTTCAAGCAGGTTCAAGTATTGACCATAACAACTTAAGTCCAATGATGACTAGTACTACTAGTAATACTAATAGCAATGAAAGAGAAAGCAACAATAATATTAGAAGCTTTCACAACTTGTTGAGGATTAGAGAAAATGAATTGATGGAAGAAACTAACCCTTTGGCAATTGTGGCTGATAACAACCCTTTGGAGCTGcatccatcatcatcatcatcttcttcaagcACCATCAATGGTCATCATCAGAGTGAAGTGTCAGTTCAGAGGGTGAAGAAAGAAGAGGTTGAGTCCAAGATAGCTGCATGGCAAAACGCTAAGGTTGCTAAGGTTAATAACAGGTTTAAAAGGGAAGATGCTGTTATCAATGGTTGGGAGAATGAGCAGGTTCAGAAAGCTAATTCATGGATGATGAAAGTTGAG AGGAAGCTGGAGGAGAAAAGAGCAAAAGCATTGGAGAAAATGCAAAATGATGTAGCAAAAGCTCATAGAAAAGCACAAGAAAAGAGAGCATCTGCAGAGGCTAAAAGAGGAACTAAAATTTCAAGGGTTCTTGAGATTGCCAACCTTATGAGAGTTGTTGGAAGAGCTCCTTCCAAAAGATCcttcttttaa